A region from the Gossypium hirsutum isolate 1008001.06 chromosome A08, Gossypium_hirsutum_v2.1, whole genome shotgun sequence genome encodes:
- the LOC107940244 gene encoding NAC domain-containing protein 45 codes for MAAALVSDDNFLDEYENKALPIGYRFVPRDHELISFYLFNKIKGFQLPFDVIKNIDFYYLDPFHFSPCEFKHGRKNNEAYYFTKTKEIRSKMDRIERHTRNGYWKSCGKAEEIKHRDRIIGLKRLFVFHWRIPELGFGKWVMHEFSIHLPFWYLIHYLMKKSRPRQEEVDQSKDIVLALATNRPGDLDSAVADRIDEVLEFPLPGEDERFKLLKLYLDKYIAQAGSRNPVCFKSFQKQQQD; via the exons ATGGCGGCGGCTTTAGTTTCTGATGATAATTTCCTGGATGAGTATGAAAACAAGGCATTACCAATTGGGTATAGATTTGTTCCTCGAGATCATGAGTTGATTTCCTTTTATCTCTTCAACAAAATCAAGGGATTTCAGCTTCCTTTTGATGTTATCAAAAacattgatttttattacttGGATCCGTTTCATTTTTCACCTT GTGAATTTAAGCATGGTAGGAAGAATAATGAAGCTTATTACTTCACCAAAACGAAGGAAATAAGGTCGAAAATGGATCGAATAGAACGACATACGAGAAATGGTTACTGGAAATCTTGTGGAAAGGCGGAGGAGATCAAACATAGGGATAGAATAATTGGGTTGAAGAGATTGTTTGTGTTTCATTGGAGAATCCCAGAATTAGGGTTTGGGAAATGGGTGATGCATGAATTCAGCATTCACCTACCTTTCTGGTACCTCATCCACTACTTGATGAAAAAATCAAGGCCaag GCAAGAAGAG GTTGACCAGTCCAAGGACATAGTCCTTGCTCTTGCTACAAACCGTCCTGGTGATCTTGATTCAGCTGTGGCCGATCGCATTGATGAAGTACTGGAATTCCCTTTGCCTGGGGAAGATGAACGCTTCAAACTCCTAAAGCTCTATCTAGACAAGTACATAGCTCAGGCTGGTTCAAGAAACCCGGTTTGCTTCAAATCTTTTCAAAAGCAGCAGCAAGATTGA
- the LOC107940259 gene encoding ATPase family AAA domain-containing protein 3-B, with protein sequence MAKTCAMGLISALAAASASSSLLSQTNQNVAFADGPFNFPLFSSSSPSPSPSPSPSGSPQSSTGQLPSQPSASPASTTDKEGSGNVKARNDNPRTSSAGFDPEALERGAKALREISSSSNAKKAFELMKKQEETRQAELAERAAEFKAMQAQAETERQRVIYDEQKKLTQHQAQTKSQMARYEDELARKRMQAENEYQRARTQELVKLQEESAIRQEQARRATEEQIQAQRRQTEREKAEIERETIRVKAMAEAEGRAHEAKLAEEVNRRMLVDRANAEREKWVAAINTTFDHIGGGLRAILTDQNKLVVAVGGLTALAAGIYTTREGARVIWGYVDRILGQPSLIRESSRGKYPWSGIFSRAMSSLRNGDKTSSKNGNGFGDVILHLSLQKRIQQLSGATANTKAHQAPFRNMLFYGPPGTGKTMAARELARKSGLDYALMTGGDVAPLGPQAVTKIHQLFDWAKKSKRGLLLFIDEADAFLCERNKTYMSEAQRSALNALLFRTGDQSKDIVLALATNRPGDLDSAVADRIDEVLEFPLPGEDERFKLLKLYLDKYIAQAGSRKPGLLQNLFKKQQQKIEIKGLTDDILREAAAKTEGFSGREIAKLMASVQAAVYGSESCVLDPNLFREVVDYKVAEHQQRRKLAGADGDRA encoded by the exons ATGGCAAAAACTTGTGCAATGGGACTAATCTCAGCTCTTGCAGCAGCTTCTGCATCTTCTTCACTTTTATCCCAAACCAATCAAAACGTTGCTTTTGCTGATGGACCCttcaattttcctttattttcttcttcttctccttccccttccccttccccttccccttcagGCTCTCCTCAGTCATCTACTGGGCAACTACCATCTCAGCCGTCTGCTTCACCGGCATCTACGACTGATAAGGAAGGTTCTGGGAATGTTAAGGCTAGGAATGATAATCCAAGGACGTCCTCTGCTGGCTTTGATCCTGAGGCTTTGGAAAGAGGAGCCAAGGCTTTGAGGGAAATCAGCAGTTCCTCTAATGCGAAAAAG GCTTTTGAACTTATGAAGAAGCAAGAAGAGACAAGGCAGGCAGAGTTGGCTGAAAGAGCTGCAGAATTTAAGGCAATGCAAGCCCAAGCTGAAACT GAAAGACAAAGGGTAATATACGATGAACAGAAGAAACTAACTCAGCATCAAGCCCAAACAAAGTCACAGATGGCTCGTTACGAGGATGAATTGGCAAGGAAGAGGATGCAG GCAGAAAATGAATACCAAAGAGCCAGGACTCAGGAGCTTGTAAAACTGCAAGAGGAATCAGCAATTAGACAGGAGCAGGCTCGAAGAGCTACAGAAGAACAGATTCAAGCACAGCGTCGACAAACAGAGAGGGAGAAAGCTGAGATCGAACGTGAAACAATCAGAGTGAAAGCTATGGCAGAAGCAGAAGGGAGAGCCCATGAAGCAAAGCTTGCTGAAGAAGTCAATAGGCGCATGCTTGTAGATCGTGCAAATGCAGAAAGAGAGAAGTGGGTTGCTGCGATTAATACTACTTTTGATCATATTGGAG GTGGTTTGCGAGCCATTTTGACAGATCAAAATAAGCTGGTTGTGGCTGTTGGAGGATTGACTGCTCTGGCAGCTGGTATTTATACTACCAG GGAAGGTGCGAGGGTGATTTGGGGCTACGTAGATAGAATACTGGGGCAGCCATCACTTATCCGTGAATCTTCCAGAGGGAAGTATCCTTGGTCTGGCATATTTTCACGTGCTATGAGCTCTCTACGCAATGGGGATAAAACGTCATCAAAAAATGGAAATGGGTTTGGTGATGTGATTTTGCACCTTTCTCTTCAAAAACGAATTCAGCAACTATCGGGTGCAACTGCCAATACAAAAGCTCACCAAGCACCGTTTAGGAATATGCTTTTCTATGGCCCTCCTGGAACAGGAAAAACAATGGCTGCAAGAGAACTGGCTCGAAAATCT GGATTAGATTATGCGTTGATGACAGGTGGAGATGTTGCTCCATTGGGACCACAGGCAGTTACAAAGATACACCAGTTATTTGACTGGGCAAAGAAGTCCAAGAGAGGCTTGTTGCTGTTCATTGATGAAGCAGATGCATTTTTATGCGA ACGGAACAAAACCTACATGAGTGAAGCGCAAAGAAGTGCACTCAATGCTCTTCTTTTCCGCACAGGTGACCAGTCCAAGGACATAGTCCTTGCTCTTGCTACAAACCGTCCTGGTGATCTTGATTCAGCTGTGGCCGATCGCATTGATGAAGTACTGGAATTCCCTTTGCCTGGGGAAGATGAACGCTTCAAACTCCTAAAGCTCTATCTAGACAAGTACATAGCTCAGGCTGGTTCAAGAAAACCCGGTTTGCttcaaaatcttttcaaaaagcAGCAGCAAAAGATTGAGATCAAAGGACTGACCGACGATATCTTAAGAGAAGCTGCAGCAAAGACTGAAGGATTTTCCGGAAGGGAAATAGCCAAACTGATGGCGAGCGTTCAAGCAGCTGTTTATGGGAGTGAGAGCTGTGTGCTTGACCCGAACCTATTCCGGGAAGTGGTAGATTATAAGGTTGCAGAACATCAACAAAGAAGAAAACTGGCTGGCGCAGATGGAGATCGCGCATGA